Below is a window of Naumovozyma castellii chromosome 9, complete genome DNA.
TTTTATTCATAAACATGTGTATGGAATTCCTAGATTTTACAACACCTTAGGATGGTTTACAGCGTTCAGTATAGAGGGAGTGGACCTTATTATTGGCATTTTTGCAATTCATTTCGCTTTATTAATCTTTAAgccaaattggaaatggAGAAATAAAAGAACCGGAAACCTTGAAGGTGGTTTATATAAGATTCgttattttattattcctACCTTATTTATGTTCCCCGTTTTGATGGCAAGCCTAGCctttattgattttgatgtACGACCTAAACTATCGTCTAACATAAACATCGTATTGGATAACAATGATATTTCGATCCGTTCTAAAACAAGAATTGGAGGATACAAGCCATGGGGTTCATGGTGTTACCTATCACCGACGCCCATTTGGTATAGGCTTGTTCTCAGTTGGGGTCCGAGGTATTTTCTGATACTATCAATTTTCCTAATTTATATCAGTATTTATGTGTATGTCAGGAGAGAAAGTGCGAGAATTAAGGCACATCTTCGTGAATATATGGATACAGAGATGATCGCTGAGGATTTACATCCAGTTCCCACACATGGGAAAATTTATATCCCAAAGAGCTGGCTAAAATTAAGCCTACTTCGGCCCTTCCTGTTTGTTATCAAAATAGTCAAGGgattcttttctctttcaatttttcccTACGAGGAAACTTCAACAGAGAGTCAAAGTGATGAGCCACATGGAAGGTCAAGTGGTGAACGAGCAGATGCTAAAGAACATCTTCCATTAGCAgatgttgaagatgattctGACATTCCCGAAGGTGGTCTACAGATTTTACGATACAAgtcaaataataataagcATCGACCTAGTAGAAGAGGTACTTCTCGAAGACATTCCAGTGTCGACGCAAGCTCCTATCAATATAATTCTAACACATCTTTATCATCgtcaaaaaatgaaacgATACCACCTTTACCCAAAATTTCACCTGCCAAATTAAGTGATATCAATGAGCTATTAACATCTGATCACCTATCTACGAATAATAAAAGTTCTTCTATTATTCCACAAGTATCCTCTATGGATTCAATAGTACTCTTAGGAAGTAACATCTCAACTAACACGAGCCAACGACCAGCCACACAAGATGGAACATCAAACCAGAAAACAACTGAACTTTTGCATCATTTAGATAACGTTGAATTTGACGAGAATTTGGCCGGCCGAAATATTAGCAATGAATTGAGCGATGTGAAGCGGGACTTCCAGCGGCAAACATACTCAGATATGAAAAGACGAAGAAATCAGATCGAAAGGAATCTCAAATCTATTTTCATCTATCCGTTTTCATATGTCCTAATCTGGGTTTTCCCTCTGGTTATCGATGTGTCACAGTATTcatatgaaattaaaaatggCCCGATAGTATGGCTTGCTTATATCGATTCTTTTATCAGACCTGCAAGTTGCTTTATCAACATGCTCGTATCCATGTACAGGGAACGACCATGGCGTTATTCATGGGAAGTCATTCAATCGAATGAACTTTTAGAAAAGTACATGATAAAAGGGAATATTGGAGAAGATGATATTCAGACATTATGTAACAGCGATCTAGGACGGAAGGGTTGGTACTTTCGTGGGAAGTCAAGGAAATCTGAGTGCTGGAAATACAGTGCGGCACTATGGAGGAGGTCGTTCTGGTATATATATAGGGTAATCAGAGGGATTCTTCATGCTCATATTACTTTCGAAGATAATTGCTATGATAGCTTCTACTGGGAACAATATTACAAGGGACTAAATCCTGTGAGTTCCATGGAAGGGCATAACGAGGATACTGCAAATGTGATGTAccaaattgatgattatgaGGCGGCTTCTCAAAAATCTGAAATAGTTAAGGTTCCGATTTATTGGAGGATCATTCATATGATTCCCATGTTGAACGGTGTTGACTTAGACGACCTTGATAGACGCTTACGCTTAAAGTATAATAATGACGAATTTATCATACCTGGACTACAGTTTGCATTGAATGATAATATCTCATCGGTTTCCCCAGTTACCACATTTTCAAGTGATGAAAAATACAGAAACCTCGAACataaaatgaaattagCCCCATCCAAAGGACAATTCCATCCAAGCTCCCAAATGAGTAATAACAAACGAACAAAGCCGGTCGATAGTGAGGGGCAGATGGATTTGTTATCATTCTTAAATGGCTCTATGTaacaatataataataattttaattaacgacaataaattctttgagATTTCCATTAGTTCTTAGTCTTCAAC
It encodes the following:
- the GPR1 gene encoding Gpr1p (ancestral locus Anc_3.156), encoding MESNVAPTNFKNLTQAFQDNTNTTTLNVALGLPGLFSTYSDAETRNLQIITIASSSTSILAGLIGMFYLFNIDRRRRVFRHSLILLLLAFDTLKAIIFLIYPVATFIHKHVYGIPRFYNTLGWFTAFSIEGVDLIIGIFAIHFALLIFKPNWKWRNKRTGNLEGGLYKIRYFIIPTLFMFPVLMASLAFIDFDVRPKLSSNINIVLDNNDISIRSKTRIGGYKPWGSWCYLSPTPIWYRLVLSWGPRYFLILSIFLIYISIYVYVRRESARIKAHLREYMDTEMIAEDLHPVPTHGKIYIPKSWLKLSLLRPFLFVIKIVKGFFSLSIFPYEETSTESQSDEPHGRSSGERADAKEHLPLADVEDDSDIPEGGLQILRYKSNNNKHRPSRRGTSRRHSSVDASSYQYNSNTSLSSSKNETIPPLPKISPAKLSDINELLTSDHLSTNNKSSSIIPQVSSMDSIVLLGSNISTNTSQRPATQDGTSNQKTTELLHHLDNVEFDENLAGRNISNELSDVKRDFQRQTYSDMKRRRNQIERNLKSIFIYPFSYVLIWVFPLVIDVSQYSYEIKNGPIVWLAYIDSFIRPASCFINMLVSMYRERPWRYSWEVIQSNELLEKYMIKGNIGEDDIQTLCNSDLGRKGWYFRGKSRKSECWKYSAALWRRSFWYIYRVIRGILHAHITFEDNCYDSFYWEQYYKGLNPVSSMEGHNEDTANVMYQIDDYEAASQKSEIVKVPIYWRIIHMIPMLNGVDLDDLDRRLRLKYNNDEFIIPGLQFALNDNISSVSPVTTFSSDEKYRNLEHKMKLAPSKGQFHPSSQMSNNKRTKPVDSEGQMDLLSFLNGSM